One Nostoc punctiforme PCC 73102 DNA window includes the following coding sequences:
- the ndhL gene encoding NAD(P)H-quinone oxidoreductase subunit L translates to MIVALLYLILAGAYLLVIPIAVLFYLKQRWYVASSIERLLMYFLVFFFFPGLLVLSPFANFRPQRRQVQV, encoded by the coding sequence ATGATTGTCGCCCTGCTATATCTGATTTTGGCTGGAGCTTACCTTCTGGTAATCCCCATTGCTGTATTGTTCTACCTGAAGCAGCGTTGGTATGTAGCTAGCTCCATCGAGCGTTTGTTGATGTACTTTTTGGTGTTTTTCTTTTTTCCGGGTTTGTTGGTTCTATCGCCGTTTGCAAATTTCCGACCCCAACGGCGACAAGTTCAAGTTTAA
- a CDS encoding Mu transposase C-terminal domain-containing protein, with product MLSDQEFNDWCRGVNLPQEARQLISQIRASEPIRRVKSSGINVRGDYASRKMGKTIQFESHKIELPGVEEYEEDADVLEYYDQAYQITLEFPSSSGEIIKASHIPDFFVIRKRSAGFEEWKPESRLEKLAAKQSQRYMRSEDGQWLNLPAVAYAEKLGLYYRIRLDTEIDWIKYRNRLFLKAYTTEDYQIDPEIAENLVKLISLNPGISYWEMIHTQQSNPDDINALIATKKIYINLSAAPLAEPEKVQLFRDQEIAVAYVQMIKSQPNNGTILNILDVKPNQLEPKTHNQVKMSPKAMERFLRASPEDLAEANRRYEVIEPYLNDSYRDKETVPQRTIRRWKAKFIAAQKAYKCGYIGLLNNSNARGNRLPRISQSSQDFIDKIIEEYYETFQQRSKLAVYGILAREWEKAGLTDKLPSYATFCSRIQHRSGYRQTKKRKGNRAAYQQSLLYWELKLTTPCHGDRPFEIAHIDHTQLDIELVCSRTGYLLGRPWATLLIDAYSRRILAVYLTFDEPSYRSCMMVLRICVQRFEKLPETIVVDGGTEFSSTYFETLLAAFECTKKQRPAAKARFGSIIERIFGTTNTEFFYNLRGNTQITKNVRQVTKSNNPKNQAVWTLDQLYENFCSYCYEFYDCREHPTLGQSPRQTFMSGLNSSGYRPQKQIIYDDNFKIFTLPSTPKGTAKVQPSRGVKINYLYYWSIDDSFIRPEIEGTNVPIRYDPFDMGTAYAYVKGRWIRCISEHYKSFQNRSEKEVNIASTQLRRKRQKHAQRITLSAQEKATYLEGTEAQETLLLQRLHDLAQQDIWAFN from the coding sequence ATGTTGAGCGACCAAGAGTTTAATGATTGGTGTCGCGGCGTAAATTTACCACAAGAGGCTAGGCAATTAATTTCCCAAATCCGTGCCTCTGAACCAATTCGGCGAGTCAAAAGCAGTGGTATAAATGTCCGGGGCGACTACGCCAGTCGCAAAATGGGAAAAACTATTCAATTTGAGTCCCATAAAATTGAATTGCCAGGTGTAGAGGAGTACGAAGAAGACGCAGATGTACTCGAATACTACGACCAAGCATATCAAATTACTCTAGAATTCCCCTCAAGCAGTGGGGAAATAATCAAAGCTTCGCATATACCAGACTTTTTCGTAATTCGGAAGCGGAGTGCAGGTTTTGAAGAGTGGAAACCAGAATCAAGATTAGAAAAATTAGCAGCTAAACAATCACAACGTTATATGCGTTCAGAAGATGGGCAGTGGTTAAACCTGCCAGCAGTTGCTTATGCAGAAAAATTAGGACTGTATTACCGAATTCGGTTAGATACAGAAATTGATTGGATTAAATACAGAAATCGACTATTTCTCAAAGCCTATACTACTGAAGATTACCAAATTGACCCAGAAATAGCTGAAAATTTGGTGAAGTTAATTAGCTTAAATCCGGGCATAAGTTATTGGGAAATGATTCATACTCAACAGAGCAATCCTGATGACATAAATGCTTTAATAGCTACAAAAAAAATTTACATTAATTTGAGTGCCGCACCCTTAGCAGAGCCAGAAAAAGTACAGCTTTTCCGTGACCAAGAAATCGCGGTAGCTTATGTACAAATGATAAAATCGCAACCGAATAATGGAACGATTCTGAATATTTTAGATGTTAAACCCAATCAACTGGAACCTAAAACTCATAATCAAGTAAAAATGTCTCCAAAAGCAATGGAGCGTTTTTTGAGAGCTAGTCCTGAAGACTTGGCAGAAGCTAACCGAAGATATGAAGTAATTGAACCTTATCTTAATGACAGTTATAGAGATAAAGAAACTGTTCCACAACGTACTATTCGCAGATGGAAGGCTAAGTTTATAGCAGCACAAAAGGCGTACAAATGTGGTTATATTGGGCTGCTAAATAACTCTAATGCTAGAGGCAATCGCTTACCCAGAATTTCTCAATCGTCTCAAGATTTCATTGACAAAATAATTGAAGAATATTATGAAACTTTTCAACAAAGAAGCAAACTAGCTGTTTATGGAATTCTAGCAAGAGAATGGGAGAAAGCAGGTCTAACAGATAAGCTGCCTAGCTACGCTACATTTTGTTCTAGAATTCAACATCGTTCTGGTTATAGGCAAACAAAAAAACGTAAGGGAAACAGAGCAGCTTATCAACAATCTTTATTGTATTGGGAGTTGAAATTAACCACACCATGTCATGGCGACCGTCCATTTGAGATAGCACACATTGACCATACGCAACTGGATATTGAGTTAGTATGCTCCCGAACAGGTTATCTTCTTGGTAGACCTTGGGCAACTCTGTTAATCGATGCTTACAGCCGACGTATTCTCGCAGTTTACCTAACTTTTGACGAGCCAAGCTACCGTAGTTGCATGATGGTATTAAGAATCTGCGTACAGCGATTTGAGAAATTACCAGAGACAATAGTTGTTGACGGTGGGACAGAATTTAGTAGTACATACTTTGAGACCTTGTTAGCGGCTTTTGAATGTACCAAAAAGCAGCGACCAGCTGCGAAAGCCAGATTTGGTTCAATTATTGAACGTATTTTTGGAACTACAAATACAGAGTTTTTTTATAATCTTAGAGGCAACACTCAAATTACTAAGAATGTCCGCCAAGTCACGAAATCAAATAATCCCAAAAATCAAGCTGTTTGGACACTAGATCAACTCTACGAAAACTTTTGTTCATATTGTTACGAATTCTATGATTGCAGAGAACATCCAACATTAGGACAAAGCCCACGTCAAACTTTTATGTCAGGGCTAAATTCAAGTGGTTATCGCCCTCAGAAACAGATTATTTATGATGATAATTTTAAGATTTTTACCTTACCTTCTACACCTAAAGGAACTGCAAAAGTTCAACCAAGTAGAGGCGTGAAAATTAATTATCTCTACTATTGGTCAATTGATGATTCGTTCATAAGACCAGAAATTGAAGGAACTAATGTACCTATTCGTTACGACCCTTTTGATATGGGGACTGCTTATGCTTACGTTAAGGGACGTTGGATACGCTGTATTTCTGAACATTACAAATCCTTCCAAAATCGTTCCGAAAAAGAAGTGAACATAGCCAGCACACAATTACGTCGAAAAAGGCAGAAACACGCTCAAAGAATTACTCTATCTGCCCAAGAAAAAGCTACATATTTAGAAGGAACTGAAGCCCAAGAAACTTTGTTATTACAACGCTTACATGATTTAGCACAACAAGATATTTGGGCTTTTAATTGA
- the trpA gene encoding tryptophan synthase subunit alpha has translation MTAISDCFETLGHNHECALIPFITAGDPDLETTAKALQVLDQSGADIIELGIPYSDPLADGPVIQAAATRALQRGTKLEHVLEMLQGITPKLRSPIVLFTYYNPILHRGIDKFLQEIAAAGVAGLVVPDLPLEEAAGLLEPAKEMGIDVILLVAPTSDAKRIEAIAHSSQGFIYLVSVTGVTGVRSQLESRVSDLLKQIRGVTEKPIGVGFGISDAAQARQVKEWGADAAIVGSAVVKRLAEGTPEQGLSAIAQLCQSLKAAIKTSTNTPLD, from the coding sequence ATGACTGCAATTTCTGATTGCTTTGAAACCCTTGGGCACAATCATGAGTGCGCTCTGATTCCGTTTATTACTGCTGGCGATCCAGATTTAGAAACAACAGCAAAAGCGTTGCAGGTTCTAGATCAAAGTGGAGCCGATATTATTGAACTGGGCATACCTTATTCCGATCCTCTAGCTGATGGGCCAGTCATTCAAGCTGCTGCTACCCGCGCTCTACAAAGGGGCACAAAATTGGAGCATGTACTGGAAATGTTGCAAGGGATTACTCCCAAATTGCGATCGCCCATTGTTCTATTTACTTATTACAACCCAATTTTGCATCGGGGAATTGATAAATTTCTCCAGGAAATAGCTGCGGCTGGGGTAGCAGGATTAGTAGTGCCAGATTTGCCCTTGGAAGAAGCAGCAGGCTTGCTCGAACCAGCTAAGGAGATGGGAATTGATGTAATTTTGTTGGTCGCTCCCACCAGTGATGCTAAACGGATAGAAGCGATCGCTCATTCTTCTCAAGGATTTATTTATTTAGTCAGCGTCACTGGGGTTACAGGAGTGCGATCGCAACTGGAAAGCCGCGTGTCCGATTTACTCAAACAAATTCGTGGTGTTACTGAGAAACCCATCGGTGTAGGCTTTGGCATCTCCGATGCGGCACAAGCCCGTCAGGTAAAGGAATGGGGCGCAGATGCGGCGATCGTGGGTAGCGCTGTTGTCAAACGGTTGGCAGAAGGCACACCAGAGCAAGGACTTTCGGCGATCGCCCAATTGTGCCAAAGTCTCAAAGCAGCCATCAAAACCAGCACAAATACTCCTCTTGATTAG
- a CDS encoding DUF3007 family protein — protein MRRIDAIGIGLGVFIAGGLAYVILQLVGLDTQKAGIWSQVLLVSGLIGWLATYFFRAVGQKMTYHQQREQYEQDFLQKRLDELTPEELARIQAEIEQEEQSQV, from the coding sequence ATGCGACGGATTGACGCTATTGGAATTGGCTTAGGTGTTTTTATTGCCGGCGGCTTGGCTTATGTAATATTGCAGCTAGTCGGTTTGGATACTCAGAAAGCTGGTATATGGAGCCAAGTCTTACTAGTCAGTGGGTTAATTGGCTGGTTAGCGACCTATTTTTTCCGTGCGGTGGGACAAAAAATGACCTACCACCAACAACGGGAACAATATGAGCAAGACTTTCTGCAAAAGCGGCTAGATGAGCTTACTCCAGAAGAGTTAGCACGAATTCAAGCTGAAATTGAACAAGAAGAGCAATCTCAGGTGTAA